A genomic region of Rhodococcus pyridinivorans contains the following coding sequences:
- a CDS encoding alpha/beta hydrolase, whose amino-acid sequence MPLTFFPGSVGRVHWRCRTVDDARAGVVFAHGFGQHTGHYHRFASGLAAHGIAWWGLDLAGHGLSEGEPGSPGNVEFHAEDFGVLTGLAAESGLPLVVMGHSLGAATVLTALDADPSGGSRLAGVVLCGTPRTAALPETAEALGASDLPVLLVHGVDDRLAPIDPVREWASSLPGAQWCEYSDAGHDLLHEPVHRRVTSDIAAFVGDVAGRIPRFPEKRPGPSR is encoded by the coding sequence ATGCCGTTGACGTTCTTCCCCGGGTCGGTCGGCCGGGTCCACTGGCGGTGCCGGACCGTCGACGACGCGAGAGCCGGTGTGGTGTTCGCGCACGGTTTCGGGCAGCACACCGGGCACTACCACCGTTTCGCCTCCGGCCTCGCCGCCCACGGCATCGCGTGGTGGGGACTCGACCTCGCCGGACACGGGCTCTCCGAAGGAGAACCCGGCTCACCGGGCAACGTCGAGTTCCACGCCGAGGACTTCGGCGTGCTCACCGGCCTCGCCGCCGAGTCCGGTCTGCCGCTGGTGGTGATGGGCCATTCGCTGGGGGCGGCGACGGTCCTGACGGCGCTGGATGCCGATCCCTCCGGTGGTAGCCGCCTCGCGGGCGTCGTGCTGTGCGGTACGCCGCGCACCGCGGCCCTGCCGGAGACGGCCGAAGCGCTCGGCGCGAGCGACCTGCCGGTCCTGCTGGTCCACGGCGTCGACGACCGGCTGGCCCCCATCGACCCGGTACGCGAGTGGGCGTCGTCGCTGCCCGGGGCACAGTGGTGCGAGTATTCCGATGCCGGGCACGACCTGTTGCACGAACCCGTACATCGCAGGGTGACTTCGGATATTGCCGCGTTCGTGGGCGACGTGGCCGGCCGGATTCCCAGATTCCCCGAGAAACGACCGGGCCCCTCGCGGTGA
- a CDS encoding alanine racemase, which translates to MLRAASVHDAALDRVHAATADLDPPFAAVDLPTLRRNADDLIRRANGVPVRVASKSVRCRAVLAEVLGPELTTRGGFRGIMAYSLREALWLVEHGARDILMGYPTVDRAALGKLAVSPDAVQAITLMVDSAEHLDIIRTALGKNTFRTKVCLDIDASLRVGPLHLGVRRSPLRDPEAASGLARRADAAGFDVVGVMFYEAQIAGLPDSSLPVRLVKGLSARDLSSRRRAVVEAVRAVVGDLELVNGGGTGSLEVTTADRVVTEATAGSGLYVPTLFDGYRAFTPNPSMFFALPAVRKPSPSVTTLFGGGYIASGPTGASRVPRPVRPAGLKLLGTEGAGEVQTPVRGRAAASIPVGGRVWFRHAKAGELCERFDRVYLVDENGRTEVPTYRGEGGCW; encoded by the coding sequence GTGCTCCGTGCTGCTTCCGTTCACGACGCCGCCCTCGACCGGGTGCACGCGGCGACGGCCGACCTCGACCCGCCGTTCGCCGCCGTCGATCTGCCCACCCTGCGGCGCAACGCCGACGACCTGATCCGCCGCGCGAACGGTGTGCCCGTGCGGGTCGCGAGCAAATCGGTGCGCTGTCGTGCCGTCCTCGCCGAGGTCCTCGGCCCGGAACTGACCACCCGCGGCGGTTTTCGCGGCATCATGGCGTACTCGCTACGGGAGGCGCTGTGGCTCGTCGAGCACGGAGCGCGCGACATCCTGATGGGCTACCCCACGGTCGACCGGGCGGCGCTCGGGAAGCTCGCGGTGTCGCCGGACGCGGTGCAGGCGATCACGCTCATGGTCGATTCGGCCGAGCACCTCGACATCATCCGTACGGCTTTGGGGAAGAACACTTTCCGGACGAAGGTCTGCCTGGACATCGATGCGTCGTTGCGGGTGGGTCCGCTCCATCTCGGTGTGCGCCGTTCTCCGCTGCGCGACCCGGAGGCAGCCTCCGGCCTGGCCCGTCGCGCCGACGCCGCCGGATTCGACGTCGTCGGAGTGATGTTCTACGAGGCCCAGATCGCGGGCCTGCCCGACTCGTCGCTGCCGGTACGGCTCGTCAAGGGACTGTCGGCGCGGGATCTCTCCTCGCGCCGCCGCGCCGTGGTGGAGGCCGTGCGTGCGGTCGTGGGTGACCTCGAACTGGTCAACGGTGGCGGAACCGGCTCGCTCGAGGTGACCACCGCCGATCGTGTCGTCACCGAGGCCACCGCGGGATCGGGGCTGTATGTGCCCACCCTGTTCGACGGCTACCGGGCGTTCACCCCGAACCCGTCGATGTTCTTCGCGCTGCCTGCCGTACGCAAACCGTCACCGTCGGTCACGACGTTGTTCGGCGGCGGGTACATCGCGTCCGGCCCGACCGGCGCCTCGCGGGTGCCGCGCCCGGTCCGTCCTGCGGGATTGAAGTTGCTGGGGACGGAAGGTGCCGGCGAGGTGCAGACCCCGGTGCGCGGTCGCGCTGCCGCGTCGATCCCCGTCGGGGGACGGGTGTGGTTCCGCCACGCGAAGGCCGGCGAACTGTGCGAGAGGTTCGACCGGGTGTACCTCGTCGACGAGAACGGACGCACCGAGGTTCCCACCTATCGCGGTGAGGGCGGCTGCTGGTGA